The genomic DNA TCGTTGTCGTTCTGACATAACCATTGATGGTTATTGGTAGATAATTAGCGGAAACAATATATGCAAACCCACGGGCGGGATTACTACGGTCTGCTTTGACCCTTTCCAATCCCTCCTGGACCAGTTGGGTCCCGGTAGTAATTTCTATGGACAAAGGGGCATTTCTCGGGGCCAGTCCGGTAAAAAAAACCTGCAAAACACCGGTCACGGCAATGGAAAGAATAACCAGGGATATAATCGTTTCAATCAGGGTAAACCCTTTGTCGTTGATTGCCTTAAAATAATTTTTTCTAACTAAACTTTTTATGGACATGTTGTCAGGGCATAGCCGGTATTTTCCGTAATGGTAATGGTGCATCCCGTGGTAGGTCCCCCACCGCATCCCCCTCCGGCGCATCCCCCACCTCCCCCGCATCCGCCGGGTGGGCATAGCCGGACCGTCTCGTCTCCATTATAAGGATTCGTAGAAGTACCTTCGGATGGTCTCCCCTGGCTGTCGAAAGAAAGGCAACCATTGGTTAAAGAGGTATTAAAGCTGATACCGGCAGCCAGTTGCGGATTGGTGGTTCCGGTGGTTGGGTTGGGTACCGTAGTCCCTCCACCTCCGGACCCACAGGCGCCGGTGGTGATCCGGTAGGTGTTGTTCGCGGTACTGAAAAAAATCCAGACCCTTTGGCGGCTGGACATGGCCAGGGATTGGACGTAACGGATATCCTGTGCGACCTGTCCGGATTGGGCCGCAATCTTCGCCCCTAACCCCGGCTCTTTGACACTCATAGATACCGTTATAATCCCGAGAAGGAGGATGACGATAATCAATTCGATAAAGGTAAAGCCTTTACAACTCGAAAATCGGAAAGAAAAATTAAGATTGAACCCCATGAGATTCATAAAAAACCTGATGTTGATTGGTTTAAACCCGATAAGGAATTTCGACAAAAGGATGTTTCTCCGGATTAAAATCCTTGGTATTCCTGGTACATAAACGGACTTTGTGCTGAATGGCCAAGGCGGCCTGAAAGGCATCCGGAAGTTTCCAGCCATGTTTTCGTTTCAGGTCGGCCGCCTTTTCGGCGATAGAACCATCAATAGTCAGCAGTTCATACTGATCCAGAAATATCTTTCCCTTTTCCCGATACGAACCCTCCAAACCAACAAGAATTTCAGCCAGGCTGATCACCGAAATCGCTGTAGCCCGAGGATCCAACCCTGCAATAAACTGCGTTGCCGGTTCAATAGCATTGAGATGATCGATCAGGATGACCGAATCCAAAAGCCTTTCCAGCATTATCGGGTTTCCCATTCGGCTCGTATTCTTTTCTGATAAGCAAGTCCATCCCCCTGATTCCAAATACCGCGTGTTTCCTGAACTAACTGCTTGTATGAATCCTTTCCATCAGCAGCCTTAAGGCAGGCTAATCCCTGCCTGATGGCCTCGCCCATAGACATCCCATGGGTCTTGCTGAAGGCTTTTAACCAGCGTTTTTCTTTTTCCGGTATCGTTACAATCGTTCTCGTTGTGGCCATGGCAGTTGACTTGACTCCTTTTGAATAGCGGTTGTCCGGGAAAAAACCAAGCCTTAATGGTCTCGTAAAAACTCGTCATTCCCGCGAAGGCGGGAATCCAGGCTATATGTAACTAATTAAAAACACTGGATTCCCGTTTTCACGGGAATGACGTAAATCGGCGCTTTTGGACTTTTCACGAACGCATCAAGCCTAATATGATATCATATAATATATATCATCTGTTCGGGTTGTCAAACAAAATTTTCTTCCAAATCTCTCCTTGACACCTTATTCTAATTCAGGCAAATATAGAACAAAAAGCCATGAGTCAAGGAAAACCCATCGGTTATATTATAAAGTTGAACCAAAAGCAGAACACCCCCTTCTTGTTTCTTCTGATTTTCTTCCTTCTGGCCTTATCGGGTTGTACCAAACCTCAATGGATCATGAAGC from Deltaproteobacteria bacterium includes the following:
- a CDS encoding prepilin-type N-terminal cleavage/methylation domain-containing protein; this encodes MSIKSLVRKNYFKAINDKGFTLIETIISLVILSIAVTGVLQVFFTGLAPRNAPLSIEITTGTQLVQEGLERVKADRSNPARGFAYIVSANYLPITINGYVRTTTIAPGWGGDVNYTQVTVSVTHNSRTVASATTLVANF
- a CDS encoding prepilin-type N-terminal cleavage/methylation domain-containing protein — encoded protein: MSKFLIGFKPINIRFFMNLMGFNLNFSFRFSSCKGFTFIELIIVILLLGIITVSMSVKEPGLGAKIAAQSGQVAQDIRYVQSLAMSSRQRVWIFFSTANNTYRITTGACGSGGGGTTVPNPTTGTTNPQLAAGISFNTSLTNGCLSFDSQGRPSEGTSTNPYNGDETVRLCPPGGCGGGGGCAGGGCGGGPTTGCTITITENTGYALTTCP
- a CDS encoding PIN domain-containing protein, producing MGNPIMLERLLDSVILIDHLNAIEPATQFIAGLDPRATAISVISLAEILVGLEGSYREKGKIFLDQYELLTIDGSIAEKAADLKRKHGWKLPDAFQAALAIQHKVRLCTRNTKDFNPEKHPFVEIPYRV
- a CDS encoding CopG family transcriptional regulator; translated protein: MATTRTIVTIPEKEKRWLKAFSKTHGMSMGEAIRQGLACLKAADGKDSYKQLVQETRGIWNQGDGLAYQKRIRAEWETR